From a single Bacillus gobiensis genomic region:
- the rfbF gene encoding glucose-1-phosphate cytidylyltransferase, protein MKVVILAGGFGTRISEESHLKPKPLIEIGEKPILWHIMKIYSHFGFNDFVICLGYKGNKIKEYFANYSLSQSHVTFDFHNDNKVDINQHSVEPWRVTLVDTGLNSLTGGRVKRVKDYLDGEPFLLTYGDGVADINIKELVEFHKSHGKLATVTAVQPAGRFGALDISDENGSVTGFQEKPQGDGNWINGGFFVMQPEVLEYIKDDRTVLENEPLVNLARDGQLKAFKHTGFWQPMDTLRDKNYLEKIWKSGEAPWRRNDGN, encoded by the coding sequence ATGAAGGTAGTAATTTTAGCGGGGGGATTTGGAACGAGGATCAGTGAGGAATCACATCTCAAACCAAAGCCGTTAATCGAGATCGGAGAAAAACCCATCCTTTGGCATATTATGAAGATCTATTCTCACTTTGGATTTAATGATTTTGTTATCTGCTTGGGATACAAGGGCAACAAGATCAAAGAGTATTTTGCCAATTATTCGTTGTCTCAGTCCCATGTTACATTTGATTTTCATAATGACAACAAAGTGGACATTAACCAGCATTCGGTAGAACCTTGGAGGGTGACCTTGGTAGACACAGGACTGAATTCGTTGACCGGGGGCAGAGTGAAGAGAGTAAAAGATTATTTGGATGGAGAGCCGTTCTTGCTCACTTACGGTGATGGTGTAGCGGATATTAATATCAAGGAATTAGTCGAGTTCCATAAGAGCCATGGAAAATTAGCGACTGTGACCGCTGTACAGCCCGCTGGAAGGTTTGGAGCTCTAGATATTTCTGATGAAAACGGATCAGTTACGGGATTTCAGGAGAAGCCGCAAGGGGATGGAAATTGGATTAATGGAGGATTTTTTGTCATGCAACCCGAGGTTTTAGAGTATATAAAAGATGATCGAACAGTTCTGGAGAATGAACCATTAGTCAACCTTGCACGAGATGGACAGCTTAAGGCATTTAAGCATACTGGATTTTGGCAGCCGATGGATACGTTGCGTGATAAAAACTACCTGGAGAAGATTTGGAAGTCTGGCGAAGCTCCATGGAGGAGGAATGACGGAAATTGA
- the rfbG gene encoding CDP-glucose 4,6-dehydratase: protein MDSAFWKDKRVFVTGHTGFKGSWLCLWLSSLGAKVTGYALEPDVNPSLYHLCNLDELITSHIGDIRDEDKLREALLQADPEIVIHMAAQPLVREAYYHPVKTYQTNVMGTVNLLEAVRVAVQNGKEIKAVINVTTDKCYENNNWVWSYRESDRLGGYDPYSNSKACSELVTSSYRNSFFNPENFESHGVCIASARAGNVIGGGDWSLHRLIPDCIKALLNHDEIIIRNPNSTRPWQHVLEPLSGYLMLAQKLYEAGPDYGESWNFGPDDIDAKPVEWVVKKMCSLWGEDAGYKVENLSNLHEDHFLKLDNSKARVELGWQPRWDIEQRIAKVVEWTKAYRENQDVLKVCLNQIDEFNGLHEVITP, encoded by the coding sequence ATGGACTCAGCATTTTGGAAAGATAAACGTGTATTTGTGACTGGTCATACAGGTTTTAAGGGTTCTTGGTTATGTTTATGGCTTTCTTCTCTCGGTGCAAAGGTTACAGGTTATGCATTGGAGCCTGATGTTAATCCAAGCTTATATCATCTTTGTAATCTTGATGAGTTAATCACATCCCATATTGGAGATATCAGAGATGAAGACAAATTGCGTGAGGCTCTCCTGCAAGCCGATCCAGAAATCGTAATTCATATGGCTGCTCAGCCTTTAGTTAGAGAAGCCTATTACCACCCAGTAAAAACCTACCAGACGAACGTGATGGGGACAGTAAATCTTCTTGAAGCTGTAAGGGTTGCTGTACAAAACGGAAAAGAGATTAAAGCAGTGATTAATGTCACCACCGATAAGTGCTATGAAAATAACAACTGGGTATGGAGTTATCGGGAAAGTGATCGTTTAGGAGGCTATGACCCATATTCCAATAGTAAAGCTTGTTCTGAACTTGTTACCTCTTCTTACCGAAATTCATTTTTTAATCCAGAAAATTTTGAGTCCCACGGGGTATGCATTGCATCGGCAAGAGCAGGAAATGTAATCGGCGGGGGAGATTGGTCACTTCATCGCCTAATCCCGGATTGTATAAAGGCTCTGTTAAACCACGATGAAATCATCATTCGAAATCCAAATTCGACGAGGCCATGGCAGCACGTATTAGAGCCGTTAAGCGGATATTTAATGTTGGCACAAAAGCTATACGAAGCTGGTCCAGACTACGGGGAATCATGGAATTTCGGGCCGGATGACATTGATGCTAAGCCTGTGGAATGGGTCGTGAAAAAAATGTGTTCTTTATGGGGAGAAGACGCAGGATACAAGGTTGAGAATTTATCCAACCTCCATGAGGACCATTTTCTAAAGCTTGACAATTCCAAGGCTAGAGTGGAGTTAGGATGGCAGCCGCGATGGGATATCGAGCAAAGAATTGCAAAGGTTGTGGAGTGGACGAAAGCTTATAGAGAGAATCAAGATGTCCTGAAAGTGTGCTTGAATCAGATAGACGAATTCAACGGTTTACATGAGGTGATCACACCATGA
- a CDS encoding NAD-dependent epimerase/dehydratase family protein — translation MTENKTTQLTVLVTGATGFVGSHVARRFVERGWSVHILVRPNSSLAPIHSIEQSVTVYEHDGTMEGLFDIVKASKPDIVVHLAAFSFVHYEPKDIEPMIRSNVLFGTHLAEAMVANGVNHLIATGTYSQHYENKPYSPSCLYASTKQAFSDILQYYTEATPLQVITLKLFDNFGPNDPRSKIMNLLHKSAVEQKPLAMSPGEQFIDILYIDDVVDAYEMAVERFVLEHAGKNEVYAVSSENPLRLKELVAVYEKASGNKLQIEWGARPYREREAMVLWNQGELLPGWRAKTSLEEGIKKFINS, via the coding sequence ATGACAGAAAATAAGACGACGCAGCTTACGGTGTTAGTGACTGGGGCCACAGGTTTTGTTGGCTCCCATGTCGCACGTCGTTTTGTGGAAAGAGGGTGGTCGGTCCATATTCTTGTGCGTCCGAATTCGAGCTTGGCACCGATTCATTCTATTGAACAGTCTGTAACGGTATACGAGCATGACGGTACAATGGAGGGGTTATTTGACATCGTAAAGGCCTCCAAGCCTGACATCGTAGTACACTTAGCTGCATTTTCATTTGTTCATTATGAACCAAAGGATATCGAACCTATGATTCGAAGCAACGTGCTTTTCGGAACGCACCTTGCAGAAGCAATGGTGGCAAATGGGGTAAACCATCTGATTGCTACCGGCACCTACTCTCAACATTATGAAAATAAGCCATACAGTCCCAGCTGTCTGTATGCATCCACTAAGCAGGCATTTTCAGACATCTTGCAATATTATACAGAAGCCACTCCCCTACAAGTGATCACCTTAAAATTATTTGATAACTTTGGCCCCAATGATCCTAGGTCGAAAATTATGAACCTGCTGCACAAATCGGCTGTAGAACAAAAGCCTTTGGCAATGTCTCCTGGTGAACAATTTATCGATATTCTATATATTGATGATGTGGTTGATGCATATGAAATGGCGGTCGAGCGGTTTGTTTTAGAACATGCAGGGAAAAACGAGGTTTATGCTGTATCCTCCGAGAACCCTCTTCGTCTGAAGGAATTAGTGGCTGTTTATGAAAAGGCATCCGGGAATAAATTGCAAATTGAGTGGGGAGCCCGTCCATATAGGGAAAGAGAAGCTATGGTTCTGTGGAATCAAGGGGAGCTTTTACCCGGTTGGAGAGCGAAAACTTCACTTGAGGAAGGAATCAAAAAGTTCATTAACTCTTAA
- the aguB gene encoding N-carbamoylputrescine amidase — translation MRKVKVAATQMSCSPNIDENISKAEILVRKAAEQGAQVILLQELFETPYFCQKEKPEYYAYATELEHNKAVNYFKEIARELEVVLPISYYEKKNNARYNSIAMIDADGKVLGTYRKSHIPDGPGYEEKYYFNPGDTGFKVWDTRYGKIGVGVCWDQWFPEAARAMALMGAELLLYPTAIGSEPEDSQVDSKDHWQACMLGHAASNLVPVIASNRIGVESDDDSTITFYGSSFIAGPQGNKIKEAGRTEESILIAEFDLNQLEYQRTEWGIFRDRRPELYKTITSSDGELNV, via the coding sequence ATGAGAAAGGTTAAAGTTGCAGCCACTCAAATGAGCTGCTCACCGAATATCGATGAAAATATAAGCAAGGCCGAAATACTCGTACGCAAAGCAGCTGAGCAAGGAGCTCAAGTCATCCTGCTGCAAGAGCTGTTTGAGACACCATATTTCTGCCAGAAAGAAAAACCAGAGTATTATGCTTACGCGACAGAGCTTGAACATAACAAAGCCGTCAATTATTTTAAAGAAATTGCCAGGGAGCTTGAAGTCGTTCTTCCGATCAGCTATTACGAAAAGAAAAACAATGCGCGCTATAACTCGATCGCGATGATAGACGCAGATGGAAAAGTGCTTGGCACCTATCGAAAAAGCCATATTCCGGACGGTCCTGGGTATGAAGAAAAGTACTATTTTAATCCTGGAGATACCGGCTTTAAAGTATGGGACACGCGTTATGGCAAAATCGGCGTAGGTGTTTGCTGGGATCAATGGTTCCCTGAAGCAGCGCGCGCGATGGCCTTAATGGGAGCCGAATTATTGCTTTACCCGACAGCCATCGGTTCAGAGCCTGAGGATTCGCAGGTCGACAGCAAGGATCACTGGCAGGCTTGCATGCTTGGGCATGCAGCATCAAACCTTGTGCCGGTTATTGCTTCTAACCGTATCGGGGTTGAAAGTGATGATGATTCTACGATTACATTCTACGGCTCCTCCTTTATCGCCGGGCCTCAAGGCAATAAGATCAAAGAAGCCGGGAGGACGGAGGAAAGTATTCTAATCGCCGAATTTGATTTGAATCAGCTTGAATATCAACGAACTGAATGGGGAATCTTTCGTGACCGCCGGCCGGAATTATATAAAACAATCACCTCATCTGATGGGGAATTGAATGTGTGA
- a CDS encoding agmatine deiminase family protein: protein MNPSDLTYKMPPEWAQHERTLISWPIQDSMIYPDDYDNVCKGYTELIQAISEFEPVTVIVNPGDEEAVASRFSAENIEILAIPHNDAWLRDNGPTFIINKNNELAGINWGFNAWGGKYEPWDLDDQVAPELLKHFGTKKFDAPLVLEGGSIHVDGDGTLLTTKECLLNPNRNPDLTKEEIESIVKKHVNIEKVIWLNRGLIGDETDGHVDNVACFAAPGKVLIQVCDDQSDENYEISQENLAILRNATDAKGRTIEIIPIQQPPARHYNGKRLTLSYLNFYFVNGGIILPVFGGDALEYDKMAEEALQNVFPDYRIRKIDGMAVVKEGGNVHCTTQQMPAVSTRNGEG from the coding sequence ATGAATCCTAGTGATTTGACATATAAAATGCCTCCAGAGTGGGCACAGCATGAGCGTACGTTAATTTCCTGGCCCATTCAGGATTCAATGATTTACCCGGATGATTACGATAACGTCTGTAAAGGGTATACTGAACTGATTCAAGCCATCTCCGAGTTTGAACCTGTTACTGTGATTGTGAATCCAGGCGACGAAGAAGCAGTCGCTTCACGCTTTTCTGCTGAAAACATAGAAATACTGGCGATTCCTCATAATGACGCCTGGCTGAGAGATAACGGTCCAACATTTATTATCAATAAAAATAACGAGCTTGCCGGGATTAATTGGGGATTTAATGCATGGGGCGGAAAATACGAGCCATGGGATCTTGATGACCAAGTGGCGCCAGAGCTATTAAAGCATTTTGGCACAAAAAAATTCGATGCGCCTCTCGTTTTGGAAGGCGGGAGCATTCATGTCGACGGCGATGGCACTTTGCTTACGACGAAGGAATGTCTTCTAAATCCGAATCGCAATCCAGACTTAACAAAAGAAGAGATTGAATCGATTGTAAAAAAGCATGTAAATATCGAAAAAGTCATTTGGTTAAATCGCGGACTTATCGGAGATGAAACGGACGGTCACGTAGATAATGTCGCCTGCTTCGCCGCTCCAGGAAAGGTGCTTATTCAGGTTTGTGACGACCAATCGGATGAAAACTATGAAATCAGCCAGGAAAATTTAGCGATATTACGAAATGCAACTGATGCTAAAGGCAGAACGATCGAAATCATACCGATACAGCAGCCTCCTGCCCGTCACTATAATGGAAAAAGATTAACTCTGAGCTATTTAAATTTTTACTTTGTTAACGGAGGGATCATCCTTCCTGTTTTCGGCGGTGATGCTTTAGAATATGACAAAATGGCGGAAGAAGCGCTGCAAAATGTATTTCCGGACTATAGAATTCGTAAGATCGATGGAATGGCCGTTGTAAAAGAAGGCGGGAATGTCCATTGCACAACGCAGCAAATGCCAGCTGTATCTACTAGAAATGGAGAGGGATAA
- a CDS encoding helix-turn-helix transcriptional regulator: protein MENRIKEYREKNSLSQGKLAELCNVSRQTINAIENNKYDPSLQLAFDIAKKLGITMEELFIHYENGGKRNE from the coding sequence ATGGAAAATAGAATTAAGGAATACAGAGAGAAAAATAGTCTTTCACAAGGCAAATTAGCAGAACTATGTAATGTAAGCAGGCAAACGATTAACGCGATTGAGAACAACAAATATGATCCAAGTTTACAGTTAGCATTTGATATTGCCAAAAAGTTAGGAATCACAATGGAAGAATTATTTATACATTATGAAAACGGAGGGAAAAGGAATGAATAA
- the msrA gene encoding peptide-methionine (S)-S-oxide reductase MsrA produces MEKATFAGGCFWCMVTPFDELPGIEGIVSGYAGGETENPSYEDIKTGTTGHREVVQITFEPDIFPYEKLLELYWQQIDPTDVEGQFHDRGPQYRTAIFYHNELQMEQAIESKKKLEQSGIFKKPIVTDILPAAPFYPAEDYHQDFHKKNPDEYKLDRKKSGRDEFIKEHWD; encoded by the coding sequence ATGGAGAAAGCAACATTTGCTGGCGGCTGCTTTTGGTGCATGGTGACGCCGTTTGACGAATTACCTGGAATTGAAGGAATTGTATCAGGATATGCGGGCGGCGAAACTGAAAACCCTAGCTATGAAGACATAAAAACAGGAACCACAGGTCATAGGGAAGTGGTTCAAATTACATTTGAACCGGATATTTTTCCATATGAAAAGCTGTTGGAGCTATATTGGCAGCAGATTGATCCGACAGACGTGGAGGGGCAATTTCACGACCGCGGGCCGCAGTATCGTACAGCGATTTTTTACCATAATGAACTCCAGATGGAACAAGCTATTGAATCTAAGAAAAAATTAGAACAGAGCGGGATATTTAAAAAGCCAATTGTGACAGATATTCTACCTGCAGCGCCTTTTTACCCGGCTGAGGATTACCATCAAGACTTTCACAAAAAAAATCCGGATGAGTATAAGCTTGATCGAAAAAAATCCGGCCGTGATGAATTTATAAAAGAGCATTGGGATTAA
- a CDS encoding serine hydrolase, translating into MNLTEAKPEVGHIIGSYEKNVSLCICTDDGEININDNQRMAAASVIKLPILLEGFRQSNVNLLNLETKIEVTDQDRVGGSGVLKSFRGVEQLSVRNLMALMITVSDNTASNLLIDLIGMKNIQSFVNSVGCSNSFLRRHFMDTQAMKAGIENETTARDMVGCLKLIAEKNSIFTELNREEMLSMLSGQQFHKLINQPVGPNIELYNKTGDLPGIDHDVAILKHKERLVYIAMLTKGWKDRETGLKIIKRIGQLMMRYIKEAAADENTC; encoded by the coding sequence ATGAACTTAACCGAGGCAAAACCAGAAGTTGGCCACATTATCGGTTCTTACGAGAAAAACGTCTCTCTTTGCATCTGTACAGATGATGGTGAAATCAATATCAATGACAATCAGCGAATGGCAGCTGCAAGTGTGATTAAGCTTCCAATTTTGCTTGAAGGATTTCGCCAGTCTAATGTAAATCTGCTCAATTTGGAAACAAAAATAGAAGTAACGGATCAAGATCGAGTCGGCGGTTCAGGCGTTTTAAAGAGTTTTCGTGGAGTGGAGCAGCTATCGGTTAGAAATCTGATGGCACTTATGATAACGGTTTCCGACAATACGGCTTCCAATCTATTGATTGATCTTATTGGTATGAAGAATATCCAATCCTTTGTAAACAGTGTTGGATGCTCAAATAGCTTTCTAAGGCGGCATTTCATGGATACGCAAGCAATGAAAGCGGGAATAGAAAATGAAACAACTGCACGTGATATGGTCGGGTGTTTAAAGCTGATTGCCGAAAAAAATTCTATTTTTACGGAATTAAATAGAGAAGAAATGCTGAGTATGCTGTCAGGTCAGCAATTTCACAAGCTGATAAACCAACCTGTAGGTCCGAATATAGAGCTGTATAACAAAACAGGAGACCTGCCTGGAATTGACCACGATGTAGCAATTCTAAAGCACAAGGAACGACTCGTATACATTGCGATGCTGACGAAAGGATGGAAGGATAGGGAGACTGGTCTCAAAATAATCAAGAGAATCGGACAGCTGATGATGAGATACATAAAGGAGGCAGCAGCAGATGAAAATACTTGCTAG
- a CDS encoding M20 family metallopeptidase → MSETLTGIELITNSINENKELYIQTSQAIHAKPEIGNQEFFASKTHVNILTNAGFTVDTAVAGHETSFYAVKDSGISGPTIAFLAEYDALPGLGHACGHNIIGTTSVAAGIALSQTLAETGGRVVVLGTPAEEGGPNGSAKGSFVKHGYLKDVDVALMIHPSGKTSLTSGSLAVDPLDFHFYGKAAHAAGSPEKGINALDAVIQLFNGINALRQQLPDDIRIHGIITHGGDAPNIIPEYAAARFYIRAESWKKTEEVSAKVRSVAEGAALATGTTVKIERFQNEVKDLILNPVLDEILHKELESVGETVNLEKSTGKGSTDAGNISYEVPTAHPYIRIGPDDLIAHTNDFREAAKSELGNQALIKGAKALARAGYRLLTDPSLLHRVNKAFDLAKNEKS, encoded by the coding sequence ATGAGCGAAACATTGACTGGCATAGAATTGATTACAAATTCTATCAATGAAAATAAAGAGCTATATATACAAACAAGCCAAGCTATTCACGCAAAACCTGAAATTGGGAACCAAGAGTTTTTTGCAAGTAAAACACATGTAAACATTCTTACAAATGCTGGTTTTACAGTAGATACTGCAGTAGCAGGACACGAAACATCCTTTTATGCTGTAAAAGACAGTGGAATTTCAGGTCCAACCATCGCTTTTCTTGCAGAATATGATGCTTTGCCAGGGTTAGGGCATGCATGCGGCCACAACATCATTGGGACAACTAGCGTTGCTGCTGGAATTGCCCTTTCTCAAACACTTGCAGAAACAGGCGGACGTGTTGTTGTGTTAGGAACACCAGCTGAAGAAGGCGGTCCTAACGGAAGTGCAAAAGGCAGCTTTGTTAAACATGGCTATTTAAAAGACGTTGATGTCGCATTAATGATACATCCATCCGGAAAAACCTCTTTAACTAGCGGATCCCTTGCAGTTGATCCACTTGATTTTCATTTTTATGGAAAGGCTGCTCATGCAGCTGGTTCCCCCGAGAAGGGAATTAATGCCTTAGATGCCGTTATCCAGCTATTTAATGGCATTAATGCACTTCGCCAACAGCTCCCTGATGATATTCGTATTCATGGAATTATTACACATGGCGGCGATGCGCCAAATATTATTCCTGAATACGCAGCGGCTCGTTTCTATATCCGAGCAGAATCTTGGAAAAAAACAGAAGAAGTTTCTGCTAAAGTCCGCTCCGTTGCAGAAGGAGCTGCACTTGCAACTGGTACGACTGTAAAAATAGAAAGATTCCAAAATGAAGTAAAAGATCTAATACTAAATCCAGTATTAGACGAAATTTTACATAAAGAATTAGAGTCAGTAGGAGAAACGGTCAATTTAGAAAAGTCTACTGGTAAAGGCTCAACAGATGCCGGTAATATTAGCTATGAAGTGCCTACTGCGCACCCCTATATAAGAATTGGCCCTGATGACTTAATTGCACACACAAACGATTTCAGAGAAGCCGCAAAGTCTGAACTTGGTAATCAAGCACTAATCAAAGGTGCCAAAGCTCTCGCAAGAGCCGGCTACCGCCTTTTAACAGATCCATCATTATTGCATCGTGTAAATAAAGCATTCGATCTTGCTAAAAATGAGAAAAGTTGA